Genomic window (Rathayibacter sp. VKM Ac-2760):
CGTTTCCGCCGGGGATCGCGTCCTTGACGGTCGCGACGATGACGTCACCGAGGCCGGCGTAGCGGCGGCCGGAGCCACCGAGCACGCGGATGGTGAGGAGCATCTTGGCGCCGGTGTTGTCGGCGACCTTGACTCGGGATTCTTGCTGAAGCATGTGTCTCTCCTGCTAACTCAAGCGGGCCGAGGCCTACTTGGCCTTCTCGAGGATCTCGACCAGGCGCCAGCGCTTGGTGGCGCTGAGGGGACGGGTCTCGCTGATGACGACGGAGTCGCCGATGCCGGCGGAGTTCTGCTCGTCGTGGACCTTGACCTTGGACGTGCGGCGGATGACCTTGCCGTACAGCGGGTGCTTCACCCGGTCCTCGACCTCGACGACGATGGTCTTGTCCATCTTGTCGCTGGTCACGTAGCCGCGACGGGTCTTGCGGTAACCGCGAGCGCCCGCCTCCTTGACGTCGTGGGCGGCCGACTCGTGGCCGGCGCTGTCAGTGACGGTTGCCATTACTTGGCCTCCTCGTTCGACTCGGTCGCCGTGACCTCGGCCTTGGCGGCCTTCTTGGTCTTCGGCTTCTTCTCCGCCTTGGCCGGGGCCTCGACGGGTGCGGGGGTGGCGCGGATGCCCAGCTCGCGCTCACGGATGACCGTGTAGATGCGGGCGATGTCGCGCTTGACGGCACGCAGGCGGCCGTTGGTGTCCAGCTGGCCGGTGGCCGACTGGAAGCGGAGGTTGAACAGCTCCTCCTTGGCCTTCTTCAGCTCCGTGACGAGACGCTCGTCCTCGAAGGTGTCGAGCTCGGTGGGAACGAGCTCCTTGGATCCGATCGCCATTATGCGTCTCCCTCCTCGCGCTTGATGATGCGTGCCTTGAGGGGCAGCTTGTGGATGGCACGGGTCATGGCCTCACGAGCGAGCTGCTCGTCGACGCCGGCGACCTCGAAGAGGACGCGACCCGGCTTGACGTTCGCGACCCACCACTCCGGCGAGCCCTTTCCGGAACCCATGCGGGTCTCGGCGGGCTTCTTGGTCAGCGGGCGGTCGGGGTAGATGTTGATCCACACCTTTCCGCCGCGCTTGATGTGGCGCGTCATGGCGATACGAGCGGACTCGATCTGACGGTTGGTCACGTAGGCCGGGGTGAGGGCCTGGATGCCGAACTCACCGAACGACACCTTGGTGCCACCGGTGGCCTGGCCGGAACGGCCGGGGTGGTGCTGCTTGCGGTGCTTGACTCGACGCGGAATCAACATGGTTATGCCTCAACTCCTGCTGCGACGGGCGCCTCGCTCTGCTGGCGGGGGGCGCGACGCGGTCGGTCGCTGCGCTCGGGGCGAGACGACTTGCTGTTCGCCTGCTCCCGAGCGAGCTCCTTGTTGGTGATGTCGCCCTTGTAGATCCAGACCTTCACGCCGATGCGGCCGAAGGTGGTCTTCGCCTCGTAGAAGCCGTAGTCGATGTTCGCGCGGAGGGTGTGCAGCGGCACGCGTCCCTCGCGGTAGAACTCCGAGCGGCTCATCTCGGCGCCGCCGAGGCGGCCGGAGACCTGGATGCGGACGCCCTTGGCGCCGGCGCGCTGCGCGCCCTGCAGACCCTTGCGCATCGCGCGGCGGAAGGCCACGCGGGCGGAGAGCTGCTCGGCGATGCCCTGCGCGACCAGCTGAGCCTCGGCCTCGGGGTTCTTGACCTCGAGGATGTTCAGCTGGATCTGCTTCGCGGTGAGCTTCTCGAGGTCGGCGCGGATGCGCTCGGCCTCGGCGCCGCGGCGGCCGATCACGATGCCCGGGCGGGCGGTGTGGATGTCGACGCGGACGCGGTCGCGGGTGCGCTCGATCTCGATGCGGGCGACGCCCGCGCGGTCGAGCTGCGTGGCGAGGAGCCGGCGGATCTTGACGTCCTCAGCGAGGAAGTCGCTGTACCGCTGACCCTTCTTGGTGCTGTCGGAGAACCAGCGCGACACGTGGTCGGTGGTGATTCCCAGACGGAAACCGTAGGGGTTTACTTTCTGACCCATTACTTGGTCCCCTCCTCAGGAGTGGCCAGCACGACGGTGATGTGGCTGGTGCGCTTGTTGATGCGGAAGGCACGACCCTGGGCACGGGGCTGGAATCGCTTGAGGGTGGTTCCCTCATCGACGAAGGCGCGGGACACGAACAGGTCCTGGTCGTCGAGGTACTCGTTCGAGGCATCGGCCTTGACGCGAGCGTTGGCCATCGCCGAGGCGACGAGCTTGTAGACGGGCTCGGACGCACCCTGCGGGGCGAACTTGAGGATGGCCAGGGCCTCCTCCGCCTGCTTCCCGCGGATCAGGTTCACGACACGGCGAGCCTTCTGGGGGGTGACGCGGATGTGTCGCACGCGTGCGATCGACTCCACCATTTCTCTCCTCCTTCTCGTCGCCGCGTCAGCGGCGACGGCCCTTCTTGTCGTCCTTCTCGTGACCGCGGAAGGTCCGAGTGGGGGCGAACTCGCCGAGCTTGTGGCCGACCATGGTCTCGGTCACGAACACGGGGATGTGCTTGCGACCGTCGTGGACCGCGATGGTGTGACCCAGCATCGCCGGGATGATCATCGAACGGCGCGACCAGGTCTTGATGACGTTCTTGTTGCCGGCTTCGTTGGCCGTGAACACCTTGCGGAGCAGGTGGTCGTCAACGAAGGGGCCCTTCTTGAGACTGCGAGGCATCTTCTACAACTCCTACTTGCGCTTCTTACCGGCGGTGCGGCGGCGAACGATGAGCTTGTCGCTCTCCTTGTTGGGGCGACGGGTGCGTCCCTCGGACTGGCCCCAGGGGCTGACCGGGTGGCGACCACCGGAGGTCTTGCCCTCTCCACCACCGTGGGGGTGGTCGACCGGGTTCATCGCGACACCGCGGACGGTCGGGCGGACGCCCTTCCAGCGCATGCGGCCGGCCTTGCCCCAGTTGATGTTCGACTGCTCGGCGTTGCCGACCTCGCCGATCGTGGCGCGGCAGCGCGCGTCGACGTTGCGGATCTCGCCCGACGGCAGGCGGAGCTGCGCGTAGGGGCCGTCCTTGGCGACGAGGCGGACCGAGGTGCCGGCCGAGCGGGCGAGCTTCGCGCCGCCGCCGGGCTTGATCTCGATCGCGTGGATGACCGTACCGGTCGGGATGTTGCGCAGCGGCAGGTTGTTGCCGGGCTTGATGTCGGCACCGGAGCCCGACTCGACGACGTCGCCCTGCGAGAGCTTGTTCGGCGCCAGGATGTAGCGCTTGGTGCCGTCCACGAAGTGGAGCAGCGCGATGCGCGCCGTGCGGTTGGGGTCGTACTCGATGTGAGCGACCTTGGCGTTGATGCCGTCCTTGTCGTTGCGACGGAAGTCGATCAGTCGGTACTGGCGCTTGTGGCCACCACCGATGTGACGCGTCGTGATGCGGCCGGAGTTGTTGCGGCCACCGGTCTTGGACAGCGGGCGAAGGAGCGACTTCTCGGGCGTCGATCGGGTGATCTCGGCGAAGTCGGCAACGCTGGAGCCGCGACGACCGGGGGTCGTGGGCTTGTACTTACGAATAGCCATTGTCTGTTTCCTCTACGCTTCTTCGGCTCAGCCGACGCTCGTGAAGATGTCGATGGAACCGGACTTCAGCGTGACGATCGCGCGCTTCGTGTCCTTGCGCTTGCCGGCTCCGAACTTCGTGCGGCGGGTCTTGCCCTGACGGTTCAGCGTGTTGATCGACGCGACCTGAACACCGAAGATCTTCTCGATCGCGAGCTTGATCTCGGTCTTGTTCGAGCGCGGGTCGACGACGAAGGTGTACTTGCCCTCGTCGATCAGGCCGTAGGACTTCTCCGAGACCACCGGCGAGATGATGACGTCGCGGGGGTCCTTGTTGAACGCGGCGGACTGGCTCATGCGTTCACCTCTTCCTTCTTGGCGCCGGACTTCGAGGCGATGAACGCGTCGAGTGCGGCCTTCGTGAAGACGATGTCGTCGGAGACGAGCACGTCGTACGCGTTCAGCTGGTCGGACGGCAGGATGTGCACGAACGGCACGTTGCGCAGCGACAGCTCGGCGATGTAGTCGTCGCGCTCGAGGACCACGAGGACGTTGCGCGACACCGAGAGGGCGTCGAGCAGGACGAGGACGTCCTTCGTCTTCGGGGTGTCGCCGAGGGCGAGGGACTCGACCACGTGGATGCGAGCACCGCGGGCGCGGTCCGAGAGAGCACCGAGCAGAGCGGCGGCGATCATCTTCTTGGGGGTGCGCTGCGCGTAGCTGCGGGGGGTCGGTCCGTGGACGACGCCACCACCGGTCATGTGCGGGGCGCGGATCGAGCCCTGACGAGCGCGACCGGTTCCCTTCTGCTTGAACGGCTTGCGGCCGGCTCCCGAGACCTCGCCACGGTTCTTCGTGGAGTGGGTGCCCTGACGCGCCGCGGCGAGCTGCGCGACGACGACCTGGTGGATCAGGGGGATGTTGGTCTGGACGTCGAAGAGCTCGGCGGGGAGCTCGAAGGCGCCCGACTTGCTGCCCTGGACGTCGATGATGTCGACAGAGGTAGCCATGGAACTACGCTCCCTTCACGGCGTTGCGAACGAACACGAGGCGACCGCGCGCACCGGGGACGGCGCCCTTGACGAGCAGCAGTCCCTTCTCGGCGTCGACGGAGTGCACCTTGAGGTTGAGCACGGTGACGCGCTCGCCACCCATGCGGCCGGCCATCCGCATGCCCTTGAAGACACGGCTGGGGGTCGAGGAGGCGCCGATGGAGCCGGGCTTGCGGTGGTTGCGGTGCGAACCGTGCGAAGCCGAGACGCCCTTGAAGTTGTGGCGCTTCATGACACCGGCGAAGCCCTTGCCCTTGGAGGTGCCCACGACGTCGACCTTGGTGCCGGCCGCGAAGACCGAGTCCACGGTCAGCTCCTGGCCGGCCGAGTAGTCGGCGGCGTCGGAGGTGCGGACCTCGGTGAGGTGGCGGCGGGGGGTGACGCCCGCGGCGTCGAAGTGACCGGCGGCGGGCTTGTTCACCTTGCGCGGGTCGATCGCACCGGCGGCGAGCTGGACGGCGGTGTAGCCGTCCTTCTCCTCCGTGCGGACCTGGGTCACGACGTTGGGGCTGATCTCGATGACCGTGACGGGGACGAGCTTGTTGTTCTCGTCCCAGACCTGGGTCATGCCGAGCTTGGTGCCGAGGAGGCCCTTGCTGGTCTTCAGCGTGGGGGAAACAGTGACAGACATGGTGGCACTCCTCCTTAGAGCTTGATCTCGATGTTGACGTCGGCCGGGAGGTCGAGGCGCATCAGCGAGTCGACGGCCTTGGGCGTCGGGTCGATGATGTCGATGAGGCGCTTGTGAGTGCGCATCTCGAAGTGCTCGCGGCTGTCCTTGTACTTGTGGGGAGAACGGATCACGCAGACCACGTTCTTCTCCGTCGGCAGCGGCACGGGGCCGACGACCGTTGCACCGGCACGGGTCACCGTGTCGACGATCTTGCGCGCCGACGTGTCGATGACCTCGTGGTCGTACGACTTCAGTCGGATGCGGATCTTCTGTCCCGCCATGTGTGATCTCTCACTCTCTTGTTATTGCGTCGTACGCCACTCCCCCGGCCGGAGCCGGACTCGTGTCGCATAGGACGCGCTCGCGAAGGAACATCCGGAGAACCGGAGAAGTGCACCAGTGTTCTTCTGTCAAAAGCACCGCGCTCGAGGCGCTCTGAGAGTCGTGCAGAACGCACGACGCACGGAGAGCCCGTTGAGTTGTCGGTTGTTGTCGTTCTGCTACCCGCCGCCTCGACGTCGCACCCGCGGGGCCGCCCTCTCGGGTCGAGCCGCTGCGGCGCCGTCTCGGCACTGCCTGGCAGTGTTCCAACCCCTCGCAGCACGCCGCTCGGGTGGAAATTTTGAACTAGAAGAGTCTCTCACGGATCAGCGGTACCTGCAACCCGGGCGTGTCGCGCACTCGGGCTCCTCGCCGGGAGGTGCCGAGCCGCGGAATCCCGGGCCTGCGCAGGCCCGGGCGACGCGCCTCGCTCACTCGAAGAGCAGGGCCCGGAGCGTGGTCTCGGCCGACGCCGGCCGAGCCGGATCGATCGTCTCCCCGGCCCGGAAGTGATCGAGCAGACGCGGATCGACGTAGCTCGCGCGGGCCACCGTCGGCGTGTTCCCGAGCACCTCCGACGCGTCCTTCATGGCCTGGGAGATCGCTCTGGTCCGCAGGCGCTGGGTGGGCTGCGGTCCCGTCTTCGCGAGGCTCAGCGCCGCGGCCACCGTGCCGTGCAGCGTGCGGAAGTCCTTCGCCGTGAAGTCGTCGCCGGCGCGCTCGCGCACGTAGTCGTTGATGTCGCCGGCCGAGACGGGCCGCCACTGCCGACCGTCCTTCCAGGCGAGGAGCCGCGCGTTCGGGCCGCGCCGCTTCAGCGCCCGGACCACGCGGGCGAGGTCGTGGTCGAGGATCTCGCTCGTCCAGGCCTGGTGGCTCTTGCCAGGGAAGGCGAGCGCCACGCGGTCGCCGTGCGTCGTCGCGTGGGAGCAGAGCAGCGTGGTCAGGCCGATGCTGCCGTGCTCCTTCGCGTACTGCTCGCTGCCGACGCGGAGCGATCCGGTGTCGAGCATCCGGAAGCCGGTCGCCAGGGCGCGCTCGCGGGTCGCCCCGTCGTCGCGCAGCGCGACAGTGACGCGACGGCGTGCGGCGGGCAGCGCCTCGGCGAGCCGGAGAGCGCGGTCGAACTTGATCCGATCCTTCTGCTCGCGCCAGGTCGGGTGGTAGATGTACTGGCGGCGCCCGGCACCGTCGACGCCCGTGGCCTGGATGTGCCCGTTGGGGTACGGGGCGATCCAGACGTCCTGCCAGGCGGGCGGGATGCCGAGGTGGTCGAAGCGCTCGCGCAGCTCGGGGTCGGCGACCGTCGCACCCTTGGGATCGCGGTAGCTAAAGCCCGTGCCGGAGCGGACCCGGGTGTAGCCGCGCCCGCTCGAGTCGGTCCTGCGGAGTCGTTGCGTGAGCGGATCAACCATCGACCCGACGATAGGGCGGGGGCGCCGGCACCGGCAGCGGGTTGACGGACGCCCCCCGGCCCTGCGCTACTCGTTGCCGAGGCGCTTGTCGGCCTGCCGCTTGAGGTCCTCGATGCGGTCGTCGTACTTCCCCTTGGTGAGGCGGCTGGCGATGTCGCCGGTCTTCTCGAGCACCTGGTCGGAGACGCCCTCCGCCTTCTCGCTGCGCAGGGTGTCCTGCACCTTCTTGCTGTTGAGCAGCTCGCTCGCCTGGCGTCCGAGCTTTCCGAGATCCACCATGGTTCCTCCTTGATCGGTGCGGGCGGAGGGCCGCGCGAGCCTCAGTGTGGCGACACGGCCTGGACGAACGGTGCGGGACGCGCCGGAGCGATCAGAGTGCGAGGACGCGGGCCGCGGCGTCGGCGAGGGCCCGGCCGTAGGAGGGACCATGACCGGCGGCGTGCACCGCGAGCGGGTGCAGCTGGTGCAGCGGAAGGCGATCGGCCGCCCCCGCGCGCAGCGGGTGGACCTCCTCGTAGCCGGCGAGGACGTCGTCGAGGTGGGGCAGCCCGAAGAGCGCGAGCATGGCCAGGTCGGTCTCGCGGTGCCCGCCGTGCGCGGCCGGGTCGATCAGGACCGCTCCCCCGTCCGACCAGAGCACGTTGCCGTTCCACAGGTCGCCGTGCAGGCGGGAGGGCACGTCGTCGTCGTCGAAGGCCCCGGACCGGACGCGGTCGACGGCGCTCTCGACGGTGCGGGCGTCGGCCGAGGACAGGTTCCCCGCCTCGACGGCCGGACGGAGGAAGGGCCGGACGCGCTGCTCCGCGTAGAAGCGGCCCCAGGAGGCCTCCGGAGTGCACGGCATCGCGCGGCGTCCGATGAAGGCGGGGCCGGACCAGTCGGCCGGCGGCGCTCCGAACGCCGCGGCTCCCGCGTCGTGCGTGCACGCGAGCGCGCTCCCGAATCGGCGGGCGGCCTCTCTCGTGGGGCGGGCGGAGCGGATCTCCTCCAGCTCGATCCGGCCGGGCCCGACCCGCAGCACCTCGACGCAGCGGACTCCCCCGGCCTCCTCGGCGTCGCCCAGCCAGCGCAGGCCGGCCGCCTCCCACTCGAAGAACTGCGCGGGGGCAGAGGGGTTGGTCTTGACGAAGGGCATGGTCGCCACGCTAGCCAGCCGGGCGCCGCAGCGGGCTGGGAGCGGCACTCCGGGAACGACGAGAGGGGCCGCCCGCCGAAGCGGACGACCCCTCTCGGGAGATCAGTAGGAGAACCTACTTGACGATCTTGGTGACCGTTCCGGCACCCACGGTGCGGCCACCCTCACGGATGGCGAAGCCGAGGCCCTCCTCCATGGCGATCGGCTGGATCAGCGCGACCGTCATGTCGGTGGTGTCGCCGGGCATGACCATCTCGGTGCCCTCGGGCAGCGTGATGACGCCGGTGACGTCGGTGGTGCGGAAGTAGAACTGCGGGCGGTAGTTCCCGTAGAACGGGTTGTGACGCCCACCCTCGTCCTTGGACAGGATGTACGCGGTGCCCTCGAAGTCCGTGTGCGGCGTGACCGAACCCGGCTTGACGACGACCTGGCCGCGCTCGACGTCCTCGCGCTTGGTGCCGCGGAGGAGCAGACCGCAGTTCTCGCCGGCCCAGGCCTCGTCGAGCTGCTTGTGGAACATCTCGATGCCGGTGACCGTGGTCTTCTGCGTCGGGCGGATGCCGACGATCTCGACCTCGGAGTTCAGCGAGAGGGTGCCGCGCTCGGCGCGACCGGTGACGACGGTTCCACGACCGGTGATCGTGAAGACGTCCTCGATCGGCATGAGGAACGGCTTGTCCTTGTCGCGGACCGGGTCCGGGACGGAGGAGTCGACGGCGTCCATGAGGTCGAGGATGGACTGGGTCCACGCCTCGTCGCCCTCGAGGGCCTTGAGGCCGGAGACGCGGACCACGGGGGCGTCGTCGCCGGGGAAGCCCTGCGAGGACAGCAGCTCGCGGACCTCGAGCTCGACGAGCTCGAGGATCTCCTCGTCGTCCACCATGTCGGCCTTGTTCAGGGCGACGAGGAGGTACGGCACGCCGACCTGCTTGGCGAGGAGGACGTGCTCACGGGTCTGAGCCATCGGGCCGTCGGTGGCGGCGACCACGAGGATCGCGCCGTCCATCTGCGCCGCGCCGGTGATCATGTTCTTGATGTAGTCGGCGTGACCGGGGGCGTCGACGTGCGCGTAGTGGCGCTTCGGCGTCTCGTACTCGACGTGCGAGATGTTGATCGTGATGCCGCGCTGGCGCTCCTCGGGAGCGGAGTCGATCGACGCGAAGTCACGCTGGACGTTGGTCGCGGACGGGTACTTGTCCGCCAGAACCTTCGAGATCGCCGCGGTGAGCGTGGTCTTTCCGTGGTCGACGTGACCGATGGTTCCGATGTTGACGTGCGGCTTGGTCCGCTCGAACTTGGCCTTAGCCACTGTGGGTCCTCCTCAGGACTTAGGTGCAAGCATCCGCATCCGACGCCGCTTGGGGCGGCACGAGGACAGGAGGACTTGCGGGGGTTTTGTGTACATATGTTACCGGCAGTGGTCGCGCGGGCCATCCGATGAGGATCCGAGGCGCGCAGAACGCGGCAGCAAACCCGCACGACACTACCAGGCCCGCCGCGGTTCCGCAGAACCGCGGCGGGGTGGGGACGGTGCTACTCGCCCTTGTTCTTCTGGACGATCTCCTCGGCCACGGCCTTGGGGACCTCGGCGTAGGTCTCGAACGTCATCGAGTAGACCGCGCGGCCCGAGGTCTTCGAGCGCAGGTCGCCGATGTAGCCGAACATCTCGGACAGCGGGACGTTGGCCTTGATGACCTTGACGCCCGCGGCGTCCTCCATCGACTGGATCATCCCGCGACGCGAGTTGAGGTCGCCGATGACGTCGCCCATGTACTCCTCGGGCGTGCGGACCTCGACGGCCATCAGCGGCTCGAGGAGGACCGGCTGCGCCTTGCGCGAGGCCTCCTTGAACGCGATGGAGCCGGCGATCTTGAACGCCATCTCCGAGGAGTCGACGTCGTGCGCCGCGCCGTCGGTCAGGGTCGCTTTGATGCCCACCATCGGGTAGCCGGCGAGGACGCCGACCAGCATGGCGTCGCGGATGCCCGCGTCGACCGAGGGGATGTACTCGCGGGGGACGCGACCACCGGTGACGCCGTTGACGAACTCGTAGGTCTTGTCCGCCTCGACCTCCATCGGCTCGATGGAGATCTGGACCTTCGCGAACTGACCCGAGCCACCGGTCTGCTTCTTGTGGGTGTAGTCGTACTTCTCGACCGTGCGGCGGATCGTCTCGCGGTAGGCCACCTGCGGCTTGCCGACGTTGGCCTCGACGTTGAACTCGCGCTTCATGCGGTCCACCAGGATGTCGAGGTGCAGCTCGCCCATTCCCTTGATGACCGTCTGACCGGTCTCCTGGTTCTGCTCGGTGCGGAAGGTGGGGTCCTCCTCCGCGAGCTTCTGGATCGCGGTGCCGAGCTTCTCCTGGTCGGCCTTCGTCTTCGGCTCGATGGCGACCTCGATGACGGGCTCCGGGAAGGTCATCGACTCGAGCACGACCTGCGCGGACGGGTCGCTCAGGGTGTCACCGGTGGTGGTGTCCTTGAGGCCGATGACGGCGTAGATGTGGCCGGCGGTGACCGAGTCGACCGGGTTCTCCTTGTTGGAGTGCATCTGGAAGATCTTGCCGATGCGCTCCTTCTTGCCCTTGGTCGAGTTGACGACCTGGGCGCCGGAGTCGAGCTTGCCCGAGTAGACGCGGACGTAGGTCAGGCGACCGAAGAACGGGTGCACCGCGACCTTGAACGCGAGCGCCGAGAAGGGCTCGGTCGAGTCCGCGTGGCGCATGATGACCTTCTCCTCGTCGCGGACGTCGTGCGCCTCGATGGCGGGGACGTCGAGCGGGGAGGGGAGGTAGTCGACGACCGCGTCGAGCATCGGCTGGACGCCGCGGTTCTTGAACGCGGAGCCGCAGAGCACGGGGTAGATGTCCGAGTTGACGGTCAGCTTGCGGATGGCGCCCTTGATCTCGGCGACCGTGAGCTCCTCACCGCCGAAGTACTTCTCGAGCAGCTCGTCGGAGGTCTCCGCGACGGTCTCGAGCAGCTTCTCGCGGTACTCGGCGGCCTTGTCGGCCAGGTCCGCGGGGATCTCCTCGATCTCGTACTTCGCGCCCAGCGCGACGTCACCCTTCGAGTCGCCGCGCCAGGTGAGCGCGCGCATCTCGACGAGGTCGACGACGCCCTCGAAGCTGGACTCCGCGCCGATGGGCAGCTGGATGACCAGCGGCTTGGCGCCGAGGCGGTTGATGATCGTGTCGACCGTGAAGTAGAAGTCGGCGCCGAGCTTGTCCATCTTGTTGACGAAGCAGATGCGCGGGACGTCGTACTTGTCGGCCTGACGCCAGACGGTCTCGGACTGGGGCTCGACGCCCTCCTTGCCGTCGAAGACGGCGACGGCGCCGTCGAGGACGCGCAGCGAGCGCTCGACCTCGACCGTGAAGTCGACGTGCCCGGGGGTGTCGATGATGTTGATCTGGTTCTTGTTCCAGAAGCACGTGGTCGCGGCCGACGTGATCGTGATGCCGCGCTCCTGCTCCTGCGCCATCCAGTCCATCGTGGCGGCGCCGTCGTGGACCTCACCGATCTTGTGCGTGATACCCGTGTAGAACAGGATGCGCTCGGTGGTGGTGGTCTTGCCGGCATCGATGTGGGCCATGATGCCGATGTTGCGGACCTTGTTCAGGTCGGTGAGCACATCTTGTGCCACGGAGTTCCTCCGATAGGTGATGGAGCCAGCGCAACGGGTTCATGGCCGATCGGCTGGGGTTCTGGTGGTGGCGGTCGCCCGTCCACGCCGGATCCGAGGATCCGCCGCCGGGTCCGGGCCCGCAGCGCACGCTCGAGGGCGCGCGCCGCGGGACCGGGGGTCGCGCTCGCCGAGGGCGGGCGCGGGGTGCGCTACCAGCGGTAGTGCGCGAAGGCCTTGTTCGACTCGGCCATCTTGTGGGTGTCCTCGCGACGCTTGACAGCGGCGCCCAGACCGTTCGACGCGTCGAGGATCTCGTTCATGAGACGCTCGGTCATCGTCTTCTCGCGACGGGCCTTCGCGTAGCTGGTGAGCCAGCGGAGCGCGAGGGTGTTGGCGCGGTGGGGCTTGACCTCGACCGGGACCTGGTAGGTCGAGCCGCCGACGCGGCGGCTGCGGACCTCGAGGGTCGGACGGACGTTGTCGAGCGCCTTCTTGAGCGTGACGACGGCGTCCTGACCGTTCTTGGTCGAGACCCCCTCGAGAGCGCCGTAGACGATGCGCTCGGCGAGGCCCTTCTTGCCGTCCAGGAGGATCTTGTTCACGAGCTGGCTGACGACCGGTGCGCCGTAGACGGGGTCTGCGACGACGGGGCGCTTAGGAGCGGGTCCCTTACGAGGCATTACTTCTTCTCCATCTTCGCGCCGTACCGGCTGCGAGCCTGCTTGCGGTTCTTGACGGCCTGGGTGTCCAGGGCGCCGCGAACGATCTTGTAGCGGACACCGGGGAGGTCCTTCACACGACCGCCGCGGACGAGCACCATCGAGTGCTCCTGGAGGTTGTGGCCCTCACCGGGGATGTAGGCCGTGACCTCGGTGCCGTTGGAGAGCTTCACGCGGGCCACCTTGCGGAGGGCCGAGTTCGGCTTCTTGGGCGTGGTCGTGTAGACGCGCGTGCAGACGCCGCGCTGCTGGGGGTTGGCCTTCAGGGCGGGCGCCTTGGTCTTGGTGACCTTGGGCGAGCGTCCCTTTCGGACCAACTGCTGAATCGTTGGCACTGATTTGCTCCTTGAATGCTGCACGGTGACAGCGGATCGATGGTCGACATTCGGCCTGCCCGTCTCCGGGACGGCCGAGTTCATCTGGACCCGACTCCCTCTCGGCACCGACGAGCGGAACCGGGGAGGGGGAGGGGTATGCCGTGGGGGCCGCCCGATCGGACGAACCCGCGGATCCTCGCGGACCCGGTGGAGCGGACTGCGGCACCCGCGCCGACCCGGAGGCACGACACAAGCGCACGACAAAGCGCACACCCGAAGAATATTACGGGGAGTGACGGGGGCGGTCAACCGGAGGGCGTTCGCCCTCAGAGAGAGCACAGGGCGTTCGCCCTCGGAGAGAGCACGGGCCCCGGGGCCTCATTCGCGCTCGTCGCCCTCCCAGCCCCAGTGCGGCGTGCCGCCGCCGGCGTCGCGGCGGGCGAGCATCGCGAGGAACAGGATCTGCACGGCGGCGGCGAGGACGCCGGTCGCGATCGCGAAGGGGGTCGCGGCGTGGTCGACGACGTAACGGAGGATCGCCCCCGGCTCCCCCACGCCCAGCCCGTAGATCGCGCCGCCGACCACCAGGAAGAGCACGTAGACGACCACCCCGGTGAGCAGCGACGGGCCGAGCAGGCGGGTCACTCCCGGCCGCGCAGCCAGCGTCGTCATCGAGACCAGGACCGCGACGACGCAGACGCCCACCGCGACCGGCCCGAGGATCGGCCCGGCGTCGCGCTCGGGGACGACGTCCTGGTCGAGCAGCAGGCTCAGCACGCCGAACGCGCAGACGACGAGGGCGAGGTAGAGGAA
Coding sequences:
- a CDS encoding DUF6121 family protein, which gives rise to MTAAGPGEQGRGAGLGYGLALAAFASFLYLALVVCAFGVLSLLLDQDVVPERDAGPILGPVAVGVCVVAVLVSMTTLAARPGVTRLLGPSLLTGVVVYVLFLVVGGAIYGLGVGEPGAILRYVVDHAATPFAIATGVLAAAVQILFLAMLARRDAGGGTPHWGWEGDERE